One window of Candidatus Regiella endosymbiont of Tuberolachnus salignus genomic DNA carries:
- the traX gene encoding conjugal transfer protein TraX: protein MDKVQPAIPASRSRWLKGSYYFFNLLLPLSETRRIATVSARPWRTLIHRIQGGCQKKSTVKPVTTSLSWQAAVNASGLTPSQLDKQYRTSKQRWCWVLFIPVVLIGILMAMLLLNATPLPLMVWLKASLFSVLLLSVSAWGFTRALCCEYRRWQLREKRVSSVERCQR from the coding sequence GGTCACGCTGGCTAAAAGGCAGCTACTATTTCTTTAATTTGTTGTTACCGCTCTCGGAAACACGCCGCATCGCCACGGTATCTGCCCGCCCCTGGCGTACCCTGATACATCGGATACAAGGCGGGTGTCAAAAAAAATCGACCGTGAAACCGGTGACAACGTCACTCTCCTGGCAAGCAGCCGTCAACGCCAGTGGCTTGACACCCTCGCAGCTGGATAAACAGTATCGCACGTCAAAACAGCGCTGGTGCTGGGTTTTATTTATCCCGGTAGTTTTGATCGGTATTCTGATGGCGATGCTGTTATTGAATGCCACCCCCCTGCCCTTGATGGTGTGGCTAAAAGCCAGCTTGTTTTCAGTGCTTTTACTGTCTGTCTCAGCCTGGGGATTTACCCGCGCTTTATGCTGCGAATACCGCCGTTGGCAGTTACGTGAAAAACGAGTATCCTCCGTAGAACGGTGTCAGCGCTAA